One Buchnera aphidicola (Aphis glycines) genomic window, CATGGTATGTAGTGGATAAGAATATACGAACAAATTCGTTAATTGTAGCACAAGGAATAAATAACATCTATTTAATGTCAATAGGCTTGATAGCTGAACAAGTTAATTGGATTAACAATATTCAATTTAAGCTTCCTTTATCATGTAAAATTAAAACAAGATATCGTCAAAATGACGTCGCTTGTCAAATAAAATATATAGATGATTCTTGTACTAAAGTTTTGTTTGATTTTCCTGTTTTCGCAGTCACTCCAGGACAATCAGTAGTTTTTTATTTATCTGATATTTGTATTGGTGGAGGAGTGATTAAATCTAAATTACCTTTAATTTAATGTATAATATTTGAAACATTTATATTTATTATATGAATATTTTAATATAATATCATCTAATAATACAGTTTTGCCTAAAAAATTATTAAATTTTAACTTGTATAATTTTTATTAAAATACTCATAGAAAAATAAGAAAAAATATGAATTTAACTTTATTAACAGCTATTTCTCCTATCGATGGTCGGTATTTTAAGTCAACTCAATCATTACGATATATATTTAGTGAGTTTAGTTTTTTCAAATATCGTCTTAAAGTAGAAATTTTATGGTTTAAAAAAATATTAAAAATGTATAAAATTATAAAAATTCAAAAAATTGAAAAAACAGATGTTTTATTTATTGATAATATTTTAAAAAATTTTACTATAAAAGACGCAATGTATATTAAAAGTATAGAAAAAAAAACTAATCACGACGTTAAAGCATTAGAATATTTTTTAAAATATAAATTTTCTACATCAAAAAAATTATCATCAATGTCAGAATTTATACATTTCGGATGTACTTCAGAAGATATAAATAATATAGCTTATGCTTTAATGATAAAAGATTCTCTTAACCGAGTTATTGTTCCGTTTTGGTCTGAAATAATTGGTGTTTTGAAGAAGTATTCTATTGAGTATAAAAATAGTTCAATGTTATCTATGACTCATGGTCAGCCTGCAACTCCTTCTACTATGGGAAAAGAATTTTTAAATTTTTATTATCGTATGAAACGTCAATTTTTTAAATTAAAAAAAATAAAAATATTAGCAAAATTTAATGGAACCACTGGAAACTATAATGCATATGTCGCAGCATATCCGAAAATTAATTGGCATATAATTAGTGAGGAATTTATAAAATCGTTGAATTTGGTTTCCAACCCATGTACAACACAAATTGAACCACATGATTATATTGCGGAAATATTTGGATGTATTTCGCTTTTTAATAATATATTAATTGATTTTAATCGCGATATTTGGGGTTATATATCAATGAACTATTTTACGCAAATATCGATAGATCAGGAAGTAGGTTCATCTGTTATGCCACATAAAATAAATCCTATTGATTTTGAAAATTCTGAAGGTAATTTAGGATTATCAAATGCTTTAATGAATCATATGATCAATAAGTTACCTATTTCCAGATGGCAACGTGATTTAAGTGATTCTACAGTTTTAAGAAATATAGGAGTGGCATTATCTTACTCAGTTATTGCATATCATTCTATTTTATGCGGTATAAAAAAATTAAAAATTAATAATATTCAACTTTTAAAAAATTTAAACGATAATTGGTCAGTTTTATCTGAAGCAATTCAAACTGTAATGAGAAAATATAACATTAAAGATTCTTATGAACAATTAAAAAAATTAACGCGAGGGAAAAAAATTAGTCAAATTGATATATACAATTTTATTTCTAATTTAAATATTCCCGAGATAGAAAAAAAACGTTTAAAAAATATAACTCCAGCTAATTATATTGGATTATCTGTTCAGATTATAGAAAAAGAAACTAAATAAATATATTGTACAAGTGTATTTTTAAGGAATTTCTATGGTGTTAAAATTTTTTATTTTTTCTATTTTTTTTATATTAGGCTGTAATACATCTGAAAATGTAAAAAAACATTTTTCTTTAAATAAGAAACAAATTGAAAAAACAATTGATCGTTGGAATATTATTATTAAACATGCATCAATTCAATATAATGTTGATGAAAAATTAATCAAATCTATTATATATGTAGAGTCTGCTGGCAATACTTTTGCTAGAAGTAGTTCTAATGCTATTGGGTTAATGCAAATAAAACCATCTGCTGCAGGTTTAGATATATATCGGTTAATTGGTAAAAAAGGTGAACCTTCCATTCAAGAATTATATAACCCTCAAATTAATATAAATATTGGAGCTTCATATATTCATTTGTTACAAAAAAGAAATTTATTTGGCATTAAAAATAAGGAAATAATGAGATATGCCACTATTGTTTCTTATGTGAATGGAGCAAGTGCATTATTAAAAATATTTGCTAAAAATCAAGATACAGCCATAAAAATTATAAACAGTATCACTGTAAAAAAATTTTTTCAATATGTAAACAAACATCCTGCTAAGCAAGCATCACATTATTTAGAAAAAGTAATAAAAATTTATAAATTAATTTAGATATTGTTTGTTTTTTATATATCAGTAGAAATTCAATGTTATCTACTATAAAATATTTTATATATAAAAATTTATTATTTGGATGTTTTATGGGGTTTTTAAAAGGTAAAAAAATTTTAGTAACCGGTATATATAACGAAAGATCAATCGCTTTAAGTATAGCTAAAGCTTTGTATAAACAAAAAGCAGAATTAAGTTTAGTATGTCAAAACAAAAAAATCATTAATAAAATTAAAAATTTAATTCAATCCATGAATATAAGTTCTATATTTTCTTGCGATGTTTCTGATGATGAAAATATCAAAGAACTATTTTTTAATCTAAAAAAAATATGGAATAAGTTTGATGGATTCATTCACGCTATTGCTTATTGTCCTAAAGAAAACATGCATAAAGATTTTGTTGAAAATAGTACTCAAGAATCTTTTAATTTGACTCATCAAATTAGTTCATACAGCTTTTTAAGTATGGCAAGAGAATCAAAACATATGTTAAACAAATCTTCTTCATTAATTACATTATCTTATTTAGGATCGCAAAGAGTTCTATCTCATTATGGCATGATGGGGCTTGCAAAATCTTCTTTAGAATCTAATATTCGATATATAGCGCATTCATTAGGAAAAAAAAACATTAGAGTCAATGGTATTTCATGCGGGCCTATTAAAACCATATCTTCTTATCAAATTAAAAATTTTTGTAAAATACAAAAATATCATAGATCAATTTCATTAATTAAAAATTATATTACTGGTCATCAAATAGGTAACGTTGCTGCTTTTTTATGTTCCAATTTATCTACTGGAATCACTGGTTCAATCATTTATGTCGATAATGGATTTAATATAAATATACCTAATGGAATAATTTAAAATTAAAAATTTTAAATAAAATTTATCTATGATAATTTATAAATAAGTTATATATTAAAATTTCTTAAATAATAAAATTAT contains:
- the purB gene encoding adenylosuccinate lyase; protein product: MNLTLLTAISPIDGRYFKSTQSLRYIFSEFSFFKYRLKVEILWFKKILKMYKIIKIQKIEKTDVLFIDNILKNFTIKDAMYIKSIEKKTNHDVKALEYFLKYKFSTSKKLSSMSEFIHFGCTSEDINNIAYALMIKDSLNRVIVPFWSEIIGVLKKYSIEYKNSSMLSMTHGQPATPSTMGKEFLNFYYRMKRQFFKLKKIKILAKFNGTTGNYNAYVAAYPKINWHIISEEFIKSLNLVSNPCTTQIEPHDYIAEIFGCISLFNNILIDFNRDIWGYISMNYFTQISIDQEVGSSVMPHKINPIDFENSEGNLGLSNALMNHMINKLPISRWQRDLSDSTVLRNIGVALSYSVIAYHSILCGIKKLKINNIQLLKNLNDNWSVLSEAIQTVMRKYNIKDSYEQLKKLTRGKKISQIDIYNFISNLNIPEIEKKRLKNITPANYIGLSVQIIEKETK
- a CDS encoding transglycosylase SLT domain-containing protein, which encodes MVLKFFIFSIFFILGCNTSENVKKHFSLNKKQIEKTIDRWNIIIKHASIQYNVDEKLIKSIIYVESAGNTFARSSSNAIGLMQIKPSAAGLDIYRLIGKKGEPSIQELYNPQININIGASYIHLLQKRNLFGIKNKEIMRYATIVSYVNGASALLKIFAKNQDTAIKIINSITVKKFFQYVNKHPAKQASHYLEKVIKIYKLI
- a CDS encoding enoyl-ACP reductase FabI, with amino-acid sequence MGFLKGKKILVTGIYNERSIALSIAKALYKQKAELSLVCQNKKIINKIKNLIQSMNISSIFSCDVSDDENIKELFFNLKKIWNKFDGFIHAIAYCPKENMHKDFVENSTQESFNLTHQISSYSFLSMARESKHMLNKSSSLITLSYLGSQRVLSHYGMMGLAKSSLESNIRYIAHSLGKKNIRVNGISCGPIKTISSYQIKNFCKIQKYHRSISLIKNYITGHQIGNVAAFLCSNLSTGITGSIIYVDNGFNINIPNGII